A single genomic interval of Aedes aegypti strain LVP_AGWG chromosome 1, AaegL5.0 Primary Assembly, whole genome shotgun sequence harbors:
- the LOC5565087 gene encoding protein spindle-F has product MTTPEKDNCSSSSSSHYALHVALQTMKERCQNLQKRLSVLEEENIALKMSQPSLDSQEITNERRVSNQTELEVLREKVSELSRHKIQLTEHISMVAAENRQLWSRLSKLTKDNQALGGSVARLKESMVASGSQNLIRSKTFTKNAPNPKLRDRLPREGSDGSSSSEEINLELEDVSLLNKCGFVDSGTGAEMGYLQHDGEELLMFDLESNPDAKRCTEVLLDIQKELLRQQTMLKIAAGKLQATIEICQGCKHKKTDGKPLMVDKTVEVGNDLPGQDKPTAMTMATHSTEDLPLPEIPIAAVPKSAGNAASGATEMEASTLKYINILQEKVKADAQDKMCPMCGKIYVKNISFDEFQEHVEGHFIDDNELDLSLDRNYEYISQTVGNF; this is encoded by the exons ATGACGACCCCGGAAAAAGATAACTGTTCCTCCTCTTCCTCATCGCATTACGCTTTGCATGTAGCGCTGCAGACGATGAAGGAACGCTGTCAGAATCTGCAGAAGCGATTGAGTGTCCTGGAGGAGGAAAACATAGCCCTGAAGATGTCCCAACCCAGTCTGGACTCGCAGGAGATCACAAACGAAAGGAGGGTATCCAACCAAACGGAGCTGGAGGTGCTGCGGGAAAAGGTGTCGGAATTGTCCCGGCACAAGATCCAACTCACAGAGCACATTTCGATGGTGGCCGCCGAGAATAGGCAACTGTGGAGCAGATTGTCCAAGTTGACTAAGGACAATCAGGCGCTGGGCGGTTCGGTGGCTCGTTTGAAGGAATCTATGGTCGCGAGTGGATCACAGAATTTGATCCGTTCGAAGACGTTCACCAAGAATGCCCCGAATCCGAAGCTACGTGACAGACTGCCTCGCGAGGGAAGCGATGGTTCGTCCTCGTCGGAAGAGATAAATCTGGAGCTGGAAGATGTTTCGCTGCTGAACAAGTGTGGCTTCGTGGATAGTGGAACCGGAGCGGAAATGGGATACCTCCAGCACGATGGCGAGGAACTGCTGATGTTCGATTTGGAAAGCAACCCGGATGCCAAGCGTTGCACCGAGGTGTTGTTGGACATTCAAAAGGAACTGTTGCGACAGCAGAcaatgctgaaaattgccgCTGGAAAGCTACAGGCAACGATAG AGATATGTCAGGGATGCAAACACAAGAAGACTGATGGGAAGCCTCTGATGGTGGATAAAACGGTGGAAGTGGGCAATGACCTTCCCGGACAAGACAAACCAACAGCGATGACGATGGCGACACATTCCACTGAGGATCTTCCTCTGCCGGAGATTCCAATTGCCGCCGTTCCGAAGAGCGCAGGGAATGCAGCATCAGGGGCAACGGAAATGGAGGCCAGCACGCTGAAGTACATCAACATCCTGCAGGAAAAGGTCAAAGCGGACGCGCAGGACAAGATGTGTCCCATGTGCGGCAAGATTTACGTGAAGAACATTTCGTTCGACGAGTTCCAGGAGCACGTGGAGGGTCACTTTATCGACGATAACGAACTGGATCTGAGCCTGGATCGGAACTACGAGTACATCTCGCAGACGGTCGGCAACTTTTGA